In Pseudobacter ginsenosidimutans, the following are encoded in one genomic region:
- a CDS encoding PLDc N-terminal domain-containing protein translates to MFFEDNYYYYIVIGLQAICVVHALRRNLHQKWIWLIVFLPVIGSLIYIFTEMFNRRHVQNVQTNLSSVLNPGGQISKLEDRLRFSDTFNNRIALADAYLANKQTDKAVKLYEDSLTGAFTENEHVRGQLSLAYFALNRFEDVVSMASQIVHLPQFAKSRVHVIYALSLAYCGEEEKAENEFKKMNGQFANYEARYNYGIFLEKAERKEEAIQQFNQILQESTHLSNREKASYREWFQLSRDALKKLTA, encoded by the coding sequence ATGTTTTTCGAAGACAATTATTATTACTACATCGTGATCGGGCTACAGGCCATTTGCGTGGTGCATGCCCTCAGGAGGAACCTGCACCAGAAATGGATCTGGCTGATCGTTTTCCTGCCGGTGATCGGTTCACTGATTTACATTTTTACAGAAATGTTCAACCGCCGTCATGTACAGAATGTACAGACGAATTTATCCAGCGTGCTGAATCCCGGCGGACAGATCTCCAAACTTGAAGATCGTCTGCGCTTCTCCGATACTTTCAATAATCGAATCGCCCTGGCCGATGCCTACCTGGCCAATAAACAAACTGATAAGGCCGTGAAGCTCTATGAAGACAGCCTTACCGGTGCGTTCACGGAGAACGAACATGTGCGCGGTCAATTGTCGCTTGCGTATTTTGCCCTCAACCGTTTTGAAGATGTGGTGAGCATGGCTTCCCAAATTGTTCATCTTCCTCAATTCGCCAAATCGCGTGTGCATGTCATCTATGCCTTGAGCCTGGCTTATTGTGGTGAAGAAGAAAAAGCGGAGAATGAATTCAAAAAGATGAACGGACAGTTCGCCAATTACGAAGCCCGATACAATTATGGCATCTTCCTGGAAAAAGCTGAAAGGAAAGAAGAAGCCATTCAACAGTTCAACCAGATCCTGCAAGAATCCACCCATCTGAGCAACCGGGAGAAAGCAAGTTACCGGGAATGGTTCCAGCTGAGCCGGGACGCCCTCAAGAAATTGACCGCCTGA
- a CDS encoding LytR/AlgR family response regulator transcription factor, with translation MKVVIIEEEVNIASRLREDMLQSKERPESIDHFTDFFEFVRYLKVNSEPDLLLVDILQLNNRAMRYLQEGHLSSPLLFTNSFKHTSLRKFEQQDALPAKLQHVQLAKSILNLNEPETQPETSHRSYGPGKQFQSRFLVRTREKLISVRAEEIAIFFAEGRLNFIKTKDNKKYILQHSIETLNQSLLDPQKFFRVNRATIVAFDDIREMYSYFGGRVKLVLNTPFEKEIIVSRDKVGEFKRWLGE, from the coding sequence ATGAAAGTTGTCATCATCGAAGAAGAAGTAAATATTGCCAGCCGTCTGCGTGAAGACATGCTGCAATCGAAAGAACGCCCGGAAAGCATCGATCATTTCACTGATTTTTTCGAGTTCGTTCGCTACCTGAAAGTAAACAGTGAGCCCGACCTGTTGCTGGTTGATATTCTCCAGCTCAACAACCGCGCCATGCGTTATCTGCAGGAAGGACATCTCAGCAGTCCGCTTCTTTTCACCAATTCCTTCAAGCATACCAGCCTGCGCAAATTTGAGCAACAGGATGCATTACCGGCTAAACTGCAGCATGTGCAGCTTGCCAAAAGCATCCTGAATCTGAACGAGCCGGAAACGCAGCCTGAAACAAGCCATCGTTCTTACGGACCAGGCAAACAATTCCAAAGCAGGTTCCTTGTGAGAACAAGGGAGAAACTGATCTCCGTGCGGGCAGAAGAGATCGCTATCTTCTTTGCAGAAGGCAGGCTCAACTTCATCAAAACGAAAGACAACAAGAAATATATCCTCCAGCATTCCATCGAAACGCTCAATCAGAGTTTGCTCGATCCGCAGAAATTCTTCCGCGTGAACCGGGCTACCATTGTGGCTTTCGATGATATCCGCGAAATGTACTCCTATTTTGGAGGCAGAGTAAAACTGGTGCTGAACACACCATTCGAGAAAGAGATCATCGTGAGCCGGGATAAGGTAGGAGAATTCAAACGCTGGCTGGGTGAATAA